The genomic interval atttaattttcctttagttccattttgcattttcatcaaaaattacattctTGGATACAATGACTTTGTTAAATCTTACAAGATAAAGTCTGTACCATTTGGGCTGCTCACTGTAGCCAATGAATACTACTGTTTCTGATCTGAAATCAAGCTTGGTTATATGACTTTCAAGAATTTGCTGGTAGCAGATGCTTTCAAATACCTTGAGATGATCAACTGAAGGCTTACTGTTGTACCAAGCTTTATTCGAAGTTATTCTTAACAAGGCCTTTATTGGTAACCTATTGAGTAGATAAACAGTTGTACTGCAAGCTTCTACCCAAAATTCTTAGAAGGATCTTTTTCAAACAACAAACATCTCCCCATATCTAATATTGATCTATACTTTCTTTCACTTACCTCATTCTGTTGAGGTGAAGAAGGGATTGTGAGCTGATGATGAATCCCTTCAGCTTCAagataattatcaaattgtgATAAAGTGTGTTCCCCACCATTGTCTGATCTCAAACACTTCAGCTTCAAACTAGTCTCTTTTTCAACCTTTTCCCTAAATTTAATAAACATTTCAAAGGcttcatgcttaaatttaAGAAAGTATATCCAAGTTATTATACTAAAATCATCAACAAAGGTTATAAAATACTTACTGCCACTTAGAGATTCTTGGCTCATAGGTCCTACAACATCTAAGTGGACCAAATTTAGCCTACTCTTTGATCTTGTCAAGTTAGCAAAAGGATATGATTTGTTGGTCTATTTGCCAAACTTGTAGACACTACAAACTGATGTTGACATTCTTGGCTTATGTAGCTTCTCTGTTAACTCCTAAGAGTATAGTTGATTCTGATAGTTATAGCTACAATGACCAAATCTCTTATGCCAAAGTGAAGATACATCAGTGTTGCTAGTACTAACTTGCATGCATGCATTAATCAACTTAACATGAAAGCACTTATTTCTCATTGGCACATTCACTAACAGATCACTTAAAAGATCATAAATAGTGTAGTAAGCATCTTTGAACATCAATGTATAATGTTTTTCCATTATCTGTCCTACACTAAGTAAATTTGTGCTATATTTAGAGCTAAAAGAACATCATCAATGTACCTCTAACCAGATGGAGTCTGGATGCCAACTGTACCTTTCCCAACAACATTCAAGGACACACCATTTCCAATTCTTACTCTGGATTGATAATGAGTATCAAGTTGAGTGAATAACGAAGAATTTGGTGTCACATGGTTTGAACTACCGCTGTCCAATAGCCATTGTGCATCATCAGTCATGTTGCTGCAAGTTGCCATGAAGAGTTGTTATTCTAAAGATTCCACATTCTCAACTGCATTTGAAATCTTCTCATTTGCATTAGATTTGTTTTTACAAACCTTATCTACATGACCTAACTATTTGCATGCATTGCACTTTACATCAGGCCTGAACCAGCATATGCCTTAGTGTGACTCCTCTTCTTGCAATGAGGACAAACAGGGAATCtagtcattttgttttgaacTTTTCTACCTTGAGTGCTTCCTTTCTCCTTATCCTTAATTTCACTCACATTTTTCTTGGTTAAAGCTTTTGCATGTTCCTTACCTTTCATTCCAACAGTAAAGGCAATATCAGTCTTTTCATTCTTCCTAGCAGCCCTATTTTATTCATCAACTTCCAAAATATTCACCAAATATGATATAAAGAGTTGTGAAATATCTTTTACCAGTTCCAAGGATGATCCTATAGCATCAAACCTTTTAGGTAAGCTTATAAGAACTTTCTCCACAACCCTAGCATCTGATAAAGTCTCTCCCAACAGTCGAATTTGATTCACCAACTTCATCATAGCATCAATGAATTCCCACACATCTGACTCTTTTTCATCCTCAATAATTCATATTTCCTTATGAGATTCTGGAGATGAATTTGTTAATTTCTAGTAGACCCTAAAAACTCTTCTTCAAGCTTATTACAAGCTTGTTTTGCTGTCTCACATCCCATAATCTGGTTAAAAATTGACTGCATAACAGTTGAGTGTATAAAGGATAAAGCTCTGAATTTCTTTGCTATATCCTTTTCATATTGCTTCACTTGTGTTGGCATGGCATTATCTCTCAATGCTGGTACTTCTGTCTCATTTTCAATTGCATTCCATAGATTGACACCTCTTAGGAATGCTTTCATTCTAATGGCCCAAACAGGATAGTTAGAGCCATCGAAAATAGGTGCAGTTTGTTGTGTGATAGTTGAAGTTGGCATTTTGATAAAGAATAAACTTgtgatgaatttgaagaaGTTTTAACTGGCTCAAAGATCGGTTATATGCTATGATTCCATGACATGAAAGTgtaagaaaatgataaaacatgggttttgattgttttgtagagagagaaaaagaatagaGCAGTGGATGGAGGAGGAAGATGCTTCATTAATCAGCAAACACATAATATATACAAGCATTATATGGTTAACACCTGTTTATAGAATGGACAAGTGTTAATAACCTAAACATGCATAAAAACACCTGATAACCATTGGTATAATACACTTAATAACCAGTACAATGAAGCAAAATACATAGTGTCGAACAAAATGATAACCTTAATGCATGCTCAGTCAATGCATGCTTCATCTCTAACACTCTTTTTGTTCCTTGACATGGTTGACTGACTTTGCCAGTGATTTcttgaaagatgaaagaaagaagataaaaaaaaagaataataaaaaaaaaggaaatgaaaataaaacaaccaaaaaaatagcaaaaagaaaaaaaaagaaaagagaaaagagaagagagaaaaaaaaaagcaaagaagaaaaaagaggacAAAAGGAAAGCAAGGAAAATGAATGAggtaacaaaaagaaaaataggaaaaagaaaatgaaaaaaggagATTCAAAACAATACGGGGGTGGGGAGGGGGAGAAAGACTTAGAAAAAGGTTGAGAGAGTTGAGTTGAAGGAATAAGGGGTCTTATAGGATTTTTTCTTGCTCTGTGTATTGGGGGGAACTCATTTGTTATGTGTTTGGGGAAGGGGGGAGGGGATGTTGTGGCCTATTTTAGGAATCTTTTTTTGTTccatgtttctttttctttcgtTTTTTGTACGGTCTTGGAGGGGATTGAGGGAATGGGGCGGCATAGGTTGGCCCCTTAGTGATTCAAGGGTGTGAGTGGGAAAGAGGGTCTTTTGATCTGCTTGAGGGACgatttttttttaggattttttattttattttattttatttcattcttaTTTATGAGTAGGGTTTTGTGTCCCACTTGATTGAGGAACATTGGTTTTGACTGGATTAGTGCATTGTATGTTCTTCTTTTACCTTTGCTGAGGTTCTTTGGGTTTGAATGCAAGGAGTGTTACTCAGGTTGTTTGGAGTGGTTCAGTGCAGGTTGTGGTTCTTTGGAGGGGGCAAGTTGCAGTTCTTTTGCTGGTAATAGGATTGATGTTACGGTCATTGCTTTCTGCTTCAAAGCGGTTGCAGAGCTTATCGTTTGGAAATTGAGAGGGCTTCCTCCCACCCTCTTATGGTCTCATTTCTTGACGGAGCTTccagtttcaacaattttttcTAGTTCgatgattatgatttatggGGATTGTATGATTACTTCTCAAGTTGTTGATTGTTTCGCGTCATGGCTGCTTGGTTTTCGTGATTTGGAGATTGAGTGGAACAATTGACGAAGGTTGTGTTAAGGTTTGGAAAGCTGGACTTTAGGCTTCTTCGTTTTAATGCTCGATCTTTTCTTCGGTTGGGAGCGGTATCTATTACAGCACCGTGCTTTTGAggctttctttgtttttctttttaggtgGCCCCCTTGTGGTCTGATTCCAAAGTAAGGTCTTATTATGGGATCAGCTGTTTATAGGTTTTCCTTTGTTGATGTTTTTTTGAAGGATCATTTATTCTGTTTTAGCTTTGAATAGGATCCTGTGCTGCTAATGGCTTATTGAGCAGCGAACTTTCTGTAAGTGTAAAGTGATTTTGCCCTCACCAGGTTTTCTATGCCACTGAAGTCTTCTGCCAATTAGGCTAAAGACTTGTCATGGCATAATCGGTGATGGAGAAATAAAActagtttttcaaaaaaacaaaaagctaaaaaatgaatgtaaaaataatatagtaTATGTGTAAAATAGATtgtaaatgaaaagaaaattaattaacaatacTTTCGATGCAAAGTTAGAACACTTGCATAAAGAATTTTTcaacaaacataaaaaattatgaagcAAAATTGAAGAACACTAATGTAACACATGGAGTTTTAATTAGAAGAGTGAAAATAATATGTGCATAAAAAgtgaaattttcaatatttgttacattaattattatctataaggtttatatatatatatggagaaaatttgtgtcaataaatatcaaatatctatcataaaataaagaaaaaaatgtagGAAATAGTTGAAGGATAGAGTTCACTTGTATGTTTAAAACCTTGAATAACATGCTCAACAATGATGTCTCGATGACCATGATCACATTCTCTTATATCTGCTACTATCAAATCAGCAATTTCAGAATCAATCACTAGTCAGTAATTTGGTTTTTTCTTATCTCGAGATCTTATAAGTCTTAGTTGAAGAGGTGCATAATTTATCTCTCTAAACCTATCTCTAACTAATCTAAAAACTTTGACAATTTGATTGTTCTCATCAAACATTTTCATCAATTCTTCAACTATAGATCTATCAAAGCTAGTATATTCATTGtcaacataaaaaatttccaTCCTATTTGAGAATTCATTTTCTGTATCATAAATGTATAATTGAGTGAACCTAGGTTTGTTACCAATTATTGGAAGTAAAAAACCCATTTTGTGATGAGTTTGTCTATTAATTTGAATATGTATGGTCTTCAACTATTGTTGATTGaattatcaaatttttcaCCTAAAGAAGTAAATTGGAATATACAATTATACATTCTAATGTTGTCTTTAAATTTGAAGCCATCATGATCTACATTACCATTAAACAAATAGTCCAAAAGAGAAGGTGTACATTTAAAGGGAGGTATTTTAACTATACCTTCTTGAAAACAAAGAGTGAAAGTCGGATTTATACTTTCCTTTGATATATCCACCATTTTATCGTACCACATATAAGCACTACAAAAAAAGGTAGGTCCAATTAAGACCattgaaggaaaaaggtgAATAGCATCTTCCTATCAAATGCatttgcaaaaaaataaagttaaatgtACATTAATGATAATGCATATGTAATGTGTTAAGATTACTTGCTATATTAGGTTTGATATGGTTAAACTTACTAAGATGCATTTCATTTATTGTTTCGTTTGATTGTTGCCTTGGAAGTTGTTTGTTATTGAATTCAAAGTTTGGAGCTTGCATGTcacctttatatttttttgtcataactaactttaatagtaaatttcatattatGTTTTGTAATTAGAAGtagaacaaaaaattaaagtataaaatgtacGATTTGAAAGGAATAAATATTTACCATGGAGGTTGACATCAAAAGCATTCTTTGATTTCCTCAAATTGTTGTGATATTGGTTGCCACGGGTTGTtggataatttttttcacaatttgtTGCAGTACTTGTAGAAGGAAAATGACTAgcattattttttctttttctacatgTAAAGTTTGTGGAACTAACTAAAGAAAAAGTTCTAACAGGCTCcacaaaaattgtttataaatttctttCCACATTGACAGTGGAATGAACTATTACATGTCCACCAATAGGTATGTCAATAAGGTTAAATGTAAAAGCATCTAGGTTTAAGTGGATGTTTCCgtgtaaattatttttggaatttatatttatatttttcggTTGCACAATATGATTATTGGAGATTGTACAAATTGACTACAATTTCTAGATATTAATGTGCATAGTTCAACAAAATCAACGTAAATATTAGACCTTTTAGCTTTTAATAACTCCTTCCTCTTAAGTCTATTTAATCTTGCTTGATTAGCAGCATCCATTACACCACAAaagtttaaaagataaaaaatactCACAGATAAcaaacaatatatatttcaaatgtttttataataaattgaatcattAACCCAGCAGacgaaaagaaaagaaaaagaaaaagaacacagtaatgaaataataatgatTATAAAAAAGGAGTTTGTATACTTTACATTATTCGGCACTACACCAACTAGATAGTTGTGTGCGAAAAGGATAAACAACTGTTAAAGACAACATAAACtaaatacaatatatatatttcaaatacttcaataataaacaaaaagaaaaaactagatgcaggaaaaaaaacaaagattaacctaataataataatataagcaAAGAGAAGTTTGAATACATTATACTGTTTAGCACTACAACACCTTGATATTTCCTCACTGATATTTTGTCACGAAGAAAACAAACAACTATTAAAAGATaatagaagaaagaaaattacattaatttttttgaatataattTCATGGAAGCAAATTTGgcataacaaaaaatatattcgagtatgatttgaattataaGTAAAGGAGATACATATTGTAAATAAAGCAACAGTAATTTACGAATAATCatacattaattattttaaaaaataattttccttAACTTTTCAGATTTCTTCAAGCATTGTAACAAagatagaataaaaaaaataattggaCAAATAATGTGATACAAATGTAAGAGTAATAAAGTTATTAACagtactaaaaaaaaaagaaagaccaTGCAAAATCACATTAGTAAAAGTTATTAAacaaacaaattattttttatagtcAATAATAGTCCATTATTGTAATATTCACTGCAAACAAGGCAAACACTTATTGCGTCAAATGCAAAAGTGTTAGCTTATAAAACATGAGTGACAAAAAGagaatgtaaaaaaataaataataacgtATCAACTTCATCTAAATAAGTTTAGtttactataattttttacCTACAGTAAAccaattgacaaaaaaaaaaaacaacttttTAACCATCATTATTGAGACCAAAATTTAACAACACACAATTGGCAAACCCAGATGGCACCCAATTGAGGCCATTACCAGAGAGTTTTAAGATATAGTTATagatattataatattatgatGGCTAAATGCTAAATGTTTGGGCACTTTTTTAATCATGGGTCAAACGTTTCAATTGTAACAATTAAGGGCAAAACGTTTTTGATTCCTTACAATTAAAGGTTAAGTTGACAGGTGAATGGAGCATGCATCACATGCGACAAaaaattgtgttgaaaatgcaGTTGTTACACaatatgttgaaaatttagttgttacacgcaatgtaattattatatgtcatgttaaaaatttagttgttatatattatgttgacAAATGTAGTTGTCACATGCCGTATTGTATATTTAGTTGTTACAggtcatgttgaaaatttaattgttatacgtcatattgaaaaatgtaattgttataagccatgttgaagATTTAGTTGTTGCACGCTATgttgaataatttaattcttaattGTCACATGccatgttttaatttgaacATCTTTAACTTGACAAAAAAGACTTTCTCACAAAACTACCCTTTCGTATATTACCCTTTCAAGTCAGCATCCACATTTTGCATGTGTCCTACACGGGGTTAGACACCTCTCACCTTAGCTCTTAGTTGTAAAGAACCAAAAATGTTTGGCCTTTGATTGTTACAACTGAAACGTTTAGCCTAAATTCACAAAAACCTAAAGATTTTGATCCCCAATTGAAACATTTTGTCTATTatgataaattttgaaaaaaatcatCCATGAATAatatttctaaaaaatttctaCATTAATCCGTAATCATTCATGAAACGAagttgattttcctttttgatataaattaaactaagaCAAAgatatcaataaaaaataaataaatatttttcctgAATTTCTAAGAAAAGGATAAGCTAACTCATTCATTAAACAGTCAGTTAGAGAAGTccattcttttactttttgaataataaCATTCATAGTTAATTAAAGTTAACCAACTGCCACTAGATTCAAAACGCAAATTCATGATTGATActacaacacatgaaaatgCTAACCATCAATTTGGTTATGGTGAACCTATATAGCATTGTAacaattctaaaaattttgctCACTGAAAAAGTTGAAGATAgccctttgttttcttggaAAAGGCAATGGGATAAGACTATGTCAGTAAAACATGAGAATGGCTTGGTGGCTAAAACTTGGGATGGTGTTTATACCTTCCAATACCTCACAAAAAATATGttcaaaaagaaagcaaactTTGGTGAAAGCTAGGAGCATCAAGCTGAACATCTAAACCTAGAATTCATGGAAGCTCTACCCTCAAAACATGCTTAATACTATGACGAAGAATCAAGAATcataataaaacataaaaaactTAAGCCCATAGAGCCACAAGCATCATAATTATCAACTAATTCCCAAACGAAGGGGATAATATAAATGCACATAATCAGAAAAGATTTTATCATCCATTAGCCATAACTCATAAATACACATACTACCTAATTCCAAAATCAGAATTAAGATAAAACCTCAGCAACTATGTCaaattttaagagaaaataatATCATTTCCATACTTAAAGGTAAGTTGCATAAATTTAGAATCCATAATTCTTAAGTAAACATAACCATCCCAAATATTAAATACCAACAAGCAACACCATTCACTAAATGATAAGAAaacgattttttttttaaaaaaaagagaaagacccatttcaaaatgaaagctaagttgaaaattatagaacaaaacaaaacaaattgaaaatggAAAACAATAGATGAGCAAATAGTAGAGGTCAAAAAtggcaaaaataaaatgaaaaataaagaaggaaaaagaagtcAAAATGGAGAAGCATTATttgtaaatattataaatgaatTTACAATAGAAAATTAGCCAAAaacaaatgacaaaaatacaaACAAATGATACAAACTTAGCATAAAAAGATGAGGGAAACCATGGAAAAAGGGAaagggaaagagaaaaagaactGAGATCAGCAATCAACCAAAACAAGCAAAGCAGAGTTCAAAGAAAGCACAGGTAAACAGAGGAAAAATCCAAATGGaaaacataagcaaaaaaaaaaacataaagatgACATAGAACTCTCTAGAATATAAGTTGAGTCGAAAAGACTATGAAACTAATCACATTTACAATCAAAAGACAATGTAGACTTTGAAAAGGGGAAAAACACTGACATGGGCGAACAAAAAAACTAATCATATTTACAACAAATATTGCTTTGAAGTAGCCCATGACGTGGGCCAATTACTCGGGTGGGCCAAAACTGACCTGATGAAGACCCACgtgaaatgaaaataaatacaaCCACTCCAATTGCATGCCATGTGTCGTGCAATTGGCAAACCTAGATGGCACCCAATTGAGACCCTTAAGAGAGAGTTTTAATATAAAGTTTTAGATTTGACAGAACTTCAAGTATGAAAAAACATATCTGtgtttttaatctttattctATTTGCAAGGTCGTGTCTCATAAGCTAATGGCAGATATGCATGATTTTTGACAAACAACATATTTGTGTCAAAATGATGGGTGGATCCCTCCCATATAAAACTTCTCACGTCTCAATTTCTTCTTTGCAGTCTGCATGCTTTCTTGGATTGGGGTGCACATACTTGGGTTACATAGTAATTACCTTTTGATGTGTGACAGATAAGTAACAAGGCAATGGAGAGGAGGAGCTTAACTTTTGGAATACTAGAGTATTTTCACATTAATAAAAGTGGATTGCACACCTAGACATTAACAgtaatgctatgagatgcaaCAAGCAACAGTGACCAGGATCGGTtagaaaagtaaagaaagaaaaaaacttaaacTTTCATAAGCATATATTATTACTAACTTGACTTGatggaaaatgaataaaaGCACACGTTCCATATCCTCAAGAACATCCAAATGCAACCAAGGGACCCTCCAAAGTCCTACTAATGGAACAGAACAAATAATCTACATTAATGGGAAGAGAATGAGCAAGTTTCAGTTATTTGAACAAGGTTTGCCTTGCTATCTAGCTCTTTTTTCTAGTGTGTTAGCCATTAATGTCTTTCCAACAAGGTTAAAAGGGGAATGGTTCAAAGCTTTAAATCCAAGATAAGACCACATTTAAAGAGAAATACTATAAACCTCTAACAAGGTTTGACTCAAGGTACATAAAACTTCACCACacattgtatttttttttttgtttaacaaATATTTGTAATACAGAAACTACATTCAAAATGAGTGTGACATCAGAAGAAATTAACTGCAACAACTCAAATTAAGAAACATTTGTTTTCAAACATCAATAATTAGAATTTCCTAATGCTAATGAgaacttaaaacaaaaataagaaacatTGATCCTGAATCCatcaatgaaagaaaaaattaagacAAGCACGTTGGGAAGATCATCTTGTCAAACAATAACTAGATCAAAACATAGTTCTAAAAAGCTATGTAGAAAAATCTAACTTCAGAAACtacatataataaaaaaactgtAATAGCTCATAAAGATCTGCATATGTATATATCCAAAGGGAAAGAGGGGACAGACACACACACAAATGAGATTTGAATATTtagaaaattcataaatttgatTGGGTGAGGAAAGCTACAAAAGCATAGTTTCAGAaaagcaaaatgaaaataggaaTAAAGAAATCTAAAGCAACAAGGTAATATAACATTTGAACGATAATTGTTTATTTGAACACAAACTAAATCTGACTCATTCCAATGCTTCCTCAAACACCAAAGAAATGCATACCCAGCAGCATGCATGAATGTCTTCAATAAATACCTGTTAAATCAAAACCAGGCAAGGTATTATAAATCtaaaaactataaaatataCTTTCAACAATTTAagatattgaaattttttaattttaaacaatataatcTCACATATTCACACACACAATGGTTTAAATAGAATCCATTTAGTCAAGAAGTAGCTAAGACTATATTTTGGCCTAAATCCTAAACCTAATAACAAATACtttatttgtttgaaataaaaatataatagttAATCTAACCCTTTAGTTATAAATTCCTATGATAAAGCAACCTATTCTTTTTACTGCCAGTAGTTGCAATGGGAATCATTAACAGAACAAATTATAG from Theobroma cacao cultivar B97-61/B2 chromosome 5, Criollo_cocoa_genome_V2, whole genome shotgun sequence carries:
- the LOC108662023 gene encoding uncharacterized protein LOC108662023 yields the protein MPTSTITQQTAPIFDGSNYPVWAIRMKAFLRGVNLWNAIENETEVPALRDNAMPTQVKQYEKDIAKKFRALSFIHSTVMQSIFNQIMGCETAKQAYVWEFIDAMMKLVNQIRLLGETLSDARVVEKVLISLPKRAARKNEKTDIAFTVGMKGKEHAKALTKKNVSEIKDKEKGSTQGRKVQNKMTRFPVCPHCKKRSHTKAYAGSGLINMTDDAQWLLDSGSSNHVTPNSSLFTQLDTHYQSRVRIGNGVSLNVVGKGTVGIQTPSG